In Patagioenas fasciata isolate bPatFas1 chromosome 2, bPatFas1.hap1, whole genome shotgun sequence, a single window of DNA contains:
- the DERL1 gene encoding derlin-1 isoform X2 has translation MFMLLFNWICIVITGLAMDMQLLMIPLIMSVLYVWAQLNREMIVSFWLGTRFKACYLPWVILVFNYIIGGSVINELIGNLVGHLYFFLMFKYPMDLGGRNFLSTPQFLYRWLPNRRGGVSGFGVPPASMRRAAEDQRGGGRHNWGQGFRLGDQ, from the exons ATGTTCATGCTCCTGTTTAACTGGATCTGCATTGTT ATAACTGGCTTGGCAATGGACATGCAG TTGCTGATGATTCCACTCATCATGTCAGTACTTTATGTGTGGGCCCAGCTGAACAGAGAGATGATTGTATCGTTTTGGCTTGGAACAAGATTTAAG GCCTGTTACCTTCCGTGGGTCATTCTGGTATTCAACTACATCATCGGTGGAtc AGTCATCAATGAGCTGATAGGAAATCTGGTTGGACACCTGTATTTCTTCTTAATGTTTAAATATCCAATGGATTTGGGAGGAAGGAATTTTCTGTCCACACCTCAGTTCCT GTACCGCTGGCTGCCAAATAGGAGAGGAGGAGTGTCGGGGTTTGGTGTCCCACCTGCCAGCATGAGAAGAGCTGCAGAAGATCAGCGGGGTGGTGGAAGACACAACTGGGGCCAAGGTTTCCGACTGGGTGACCAGTGA
- the DERL1 gene encoding derlin-1 isoform X1: MSDLGDWFRSIPLITRYWFAGSIALPLIGKLGLVSPVYLFLWPDAFINRFQIWRPITATFFFPVGPGTGFLYLVNLYFLYQYSSRLETGAFDGRPADYMFMLLFNWICIVITGLAMDMQLLMIPLIMSVLYVWAQLNREMIVSFWLGTRFKACYLPWVILVFNYIIGGSVINELIGNLVGHLYFFLMFKYPMDLGGRNFLSTPQFLYRWLPNRRGGVSGFGVPPASMRRAAEDQRGGGRHNWGQGFRLGDQ, translated from the exons ATGTCGGACCTGGGGGACTGGTTCCGGAGCATCCCGCTGATCACCCGCTACTGGTTCGCCGGCTCCATCGCGCTGCCGCTCATCGGCAAGCTGGGCCTCGTCAGCCCCGTCTACCTCTTCCTCTGGCCCGACGCCTTCATCAACCGCTTCCAG ATCTGGCGACCGATAACTGCaactttcttcttcccagtgggACCTGGAACAGGATTTCTCTACTTGGTGAATTTGTATTTCTTGTATCAATACTCATCACGATTAGAAACAG GGGCTTTTGATGGAAGGCCAGCAGATTACATGTTCATGCTCCTGTTTAACTGGATCTGCATTGTT ATAACTGGCTTGGCAATGGACATGCAG TTGCTGATGATTCCACTCATCATGTCAGTACTTTATGTGTGGGCCCAGCTGAACAGAGAGATGATTGTATCGTTTTGGCTTGGAACAAGATTTAAG GCCTGTTACCTTCCGTGGGTCATTCTGGTATTCAACTACATCATCGGTGGAtc AGTCATCAATGAGCTGATAGGAAATCTGGTTGGACACCTGTATTTCTTCTTAATGTTTAAATATCCAATGGATTTGGGAGGAAGGAATTTTCTGTCCACACCTCAGTTCCT GTACCGCTGGCTGCCAAATAGGAGAGGAGGAGTGTCGGGGTTTGGTGTCCCACCTGCCAGCATGAGAAGAGCTGCAGAAGATCAGCGGGGTGGTGGAAGACACAACTGGGGCCAAGGTTTCCGACTGGGTGACCAGTGA